The following coding sequences are from one Ornithodoros turicata isolate Travis chromosome 1, ASM3712646v1, whole genome shotgun sequence window:
- the LOC135378433 gene encoding uncharacterized protein LOC135378433 gives MACSAGIPPPPPFLPTPGAPAVPWPQWKQVFVNYLEAVGGDAFPAKRRKAILLNSLGVQGQRILYGLPPDTSPPPLPTASGSDDAKKADSALDDYDFALRALDKHFIATTNELVERHRFRSRRQLPGMPLQDFVTSLRELASSCSYGTATDDATRDQIVEGTTSRQLRERLLYEGTSWTLGRAIDIGIHQEMTKRELEIFDSKKVQRVNTQSKHCDYKQRDGRNKPRAICYRCGSTSHFANNEKCPTRQQRCRKCHKLGHFQVMCQSRKNADDKNVRYCHRKDTAAKDSQAAQCTESRVQ, from the coding sequence ATGGCTTGTTCTGCTGGAATTCCGCCCCCTCCGCCATTTTTGCCTACACCGGGCGCACCTGCAGTGCCATGGCCGCAATGGAAGCAAGTCTTCGTGAACTACTTGGAAGCAGTGGGAGGAGACGCTTTTCCTGCGAAGCGCCGTAAAGCAATCCTGCTAAATTCTCTTGGGGTCCAAGGACAGCGCATTTTATACGGCCTCCCGCCAGACACGAGCCCACCACCGCTACCCACAGCTTCGGGGTCAGACGACGCAAAGAAAGCGGACTCTGCTCTCGACGACTATGACTTTGCATTACGTGCCCTGGACAAACATTTTATTGCGACAACGAATGAGCTCGTCGAGCGGCACCGGTTTCGCAGTCGTCGGCAGCTACCTGGTATGCCATTGCAGGATTTCGTTACGAGCCTCCGAGAGCTAGCTTCGTCGTGTAGCTACGGCACGGCAACGGATGATGCAACTCGTGACCAGATAGTCGAAGGCACTACATCGCGACAACTTCGAGAACGACTTCTGTACGAAGGAACGTCTTGGACTCTGGGCCGTGCTATCGATATTGGTATTCATCAAGAGATGACGAAGCGAGAGCTGGAAATATTCGATAGCAAGAAAGTACAAAGAGTGAACACACAGAGTAAGCACTGCGACTACAAGCAGCGTGACGGTAGGAACAAGCCGAGAGCAATATGTTATCGTTGTGGATCAACATCGCATTTCGCAAACAACGAAAAATGCCCTACAAGACAGCAGCGTTGCAGGAAATGCCACAAGCTTGGGCACTTCCAGGTTATGTGCCAATCGCgtaaaaatgcagatgacaagAACGTGCGCTATTGCCATAGGAAAGATACGGCAGCAAAggattcccaagcagcacaatgtaccgaaagtcgagtgcaatag